A stretch of DNA from Arachis hypogaea cultivar Tifrunner chromosome 19, arahy.Tifrunner.gnm2.J5K5, whole genome shotgun sequence:
aatactcccaagaatcacaaagtccacacacaccaactcaagaatttcaccaatatgaaccaccttccaattacaacaaCCTTCCCTCAAACATTGAACCCTTTCTTCCACCATcgcctcccgatgaagcccccatgctagaattgagagatcttgaatctcatatcttaaggcgacaagaggaggatgaaaagaagtttgaggagttaagagcaaacatggctatcatggtagaagccattggcaacatagtctcatcccgcctaagcctatgcgatcaaggcactcccattgttgaatgtggagaagcaaccaaggagcttagtaAGGGAGtaaacttgaagctccaaggtgaagaagaagagtcaaagcaagaaatgcaacaagaggatgaggtagagattattgaacaagaggaagtagtggttggagtcttaggatatgttgagtataTAGAGGAATCACAAATGAAGAGCCctcttccatggagtttgaagttgatgttgaggaggagagtgcacaacctccaagacacaatgtgattgaagaattggaagaagtgttccaatcaataggccctcctatttatgatgactccacatcaacatatgatcctcttGAATTTGAGGAATCCTTCCCCACTATACTTGGAATTaatgatgaggtagattttactcaacctcctatttatgatttgagtgatgggaaagagctagaagacattggtgaagaagaacttgaacttgaggaagcttggaaagaggtaaagcttgaagaaccttgccaagtggtggaagcctctaggaaaggatggacgggagtagagcgcGCCTTATCAAGaccgttgggaactcctccacctaggttgtcatctaatccttcatttgagtgggtaaaacttctaactcttagctttattatcccacttgaatatggtttgcttgagatggatggccaacttagggcgctttgtggaattaagcgtaagaggaggatgtttagtggttggcgttgtaagtctaggctcattatggttggaagctcaaaattgaggagcatggattggtgtagtgctcaattgaatgggtctaggaggatagtttggtgcttccaagagaattcatctctcttgccacccagaggaaatcaccatgatcaactcaaggacgggtgtgaaaacaaggtgtgggatcccagatcacacaagaaaaatcaaatttgggagcccatagtttgtgaagaactccatcaaagcttggagttattaactttgaatgatgaagcacaatggaagtccaagcattggtggatgttcaaggatgaattcaagcacaagccaccttgatgaggagctccccataagtccaacttaaggacaataaacaaaagtgctaggtgggagacaccccaccatggtaatatcctttcatttttctcttttgtacatattggtaaaataggtttaatttcatgttttgattgatttgtcaagtttgtttggtagtttagtgtgttaaataaggttttgtggtgttttggtagttgtttgaaggtttggaatgcttggtttggtgataaaacatagaaaaattttaaaaaatagagcaccatccatgcgcacgcgtgcttcacgcatacgcgtgaatcaagcaatttcgaccatccacgcgcacgcgtacgcgtgggttgaatTTTTCTACttcccatacattcacccgagagttgtgcctgaagtgtgccaactttgtgcccagggcacgcgcacgcgtaccttgcgcgtacgcgttgactctctgctttgccatgcacgcgtacgcgtcacttccatttcatcaatccacgcttacgcgcatatgacgcgcatgcgtggattgcTCTGTTTcaaccatcttcttttcttctcttctttccatttctttcctcttcccttttctcttcttttctttccacccttcaaacatcatccaacactaccaaacaccatgtaacaccatttcttttagttagttagttagtttaatttttgttttccattataagtgttggattactaatcttgtttactattTACTACTGCTTATTACTAATAAGATGTTAGTTTAATATCATTGatgttaattgtcattgttggattatttgttgaggttatatttggttacttggtttggaatttttcatgtttaacacttttgaataccaagtacttgttacattgccttcatgcattttacctctttgaattgcatgttttggccaccgtgcattcatcatctattgttaggcaattgtacattatcaatgcattttttttaggatgcttgttctaattgattatcacctatttcatgcattgaaattgtgcggttgagaaattggatcgaaagcttacctagcgacatattttttagctttctaaactttgtggaccatgcttgctatgtgattgatttttgaCTTCTATATTCTTTtctctaagttccatagcatccatgtgttctacctctatgtcacttaggtgctgcaacaacttcaataagtGTCATTAATTGTGGtgtaagtttcatataccattatGTTCATTAAGttcacttacacatcaatcaatgcccattcattatccaatttcacaatcgcttgatttttgcttgaatgcttttatgcttcttcactacttgttcggttgccttaacctacaagtctttcaAAGTACTTCAagtacactagaatgagtgaagtgtatgCTTTCTTTTGTGTAAATGTGACATGGCTTTTTATACTAGcgtgtgtgtattctaaaccgcgcgcaattttagaacccacacacttatttttcatcaatgttacactaattcactcactcaattttagtgattcacctcattccaacaattcacgcttcctAACTTTTGTATGTTttcatcttacggtgtttattttgttttttcatgATCGATGCACTATAAGCAAAAATAGAAGCGggaggaagaacacgcagcaaccggttgacctaccagatgAAGGTGACaactcggagagtcgccgtacccccttgctcatttagtacaccgaggacggtgcaaaattttaagtgtggggaggtcgtccgaccactcggcgtttttgggtaacaagttctaatcccaacactttttcattttattttaggattcttagtttcattttcttattttgcatatgtatatattaagcttagtcaaaataataaaatttttcaagaattttatttataggggcaccccaattgattgaaaattttttttatttagaacttgcttgatttatatactttgtggatcatgtcttgagccaagaacacaagcatgtgagatttgagcctaattgtgtggttacatcatacataaccacttactttccttattgtgtgcattattctcttcctatgattgtaatccatgatttgtttgattctttatgtccattactttgtgtatacatgcaattatatgattgaagccattgttcaaatagctcacttacccaaatagcctaccttttatcttccattgttagccaattttgagcctatgcttaacccatttgttcttaattgtagcacattacaagcataagtaaaaaataacaaatgtcccttgtttggatctttgattagcttaggctagtgagagtgtccatcatttgattttggggaAGTCGGGAACagtgggtagagataaaagtgtgtttacgtttttgttgaaaaatcatggaaattgggtacatactcatgtattaatcatgtgtaaaccatatgcattgatgttcctgtatctattttagtttgaaaaaaaagaaaataaataatagaaatagaaaaagaaagacaaagaattgcaataaaaaggggacaaaatgcccaaagtgaagttcaataataatcaatgcatatgtatggTGATCAAaagggaatgcatgagtgtgtgaaaaagtgaagaatggatagctaggtttgtttagaattgtataggttgtcataggttaggtgggaagtttaagttgatcaaagattcgAATCTCTAGCtcacttgatcatatgcatcctaccttgacgctagccccattacaacctatgggaaagccctcatgatatttgtatacatgcatgaattaattgttgattgttagatgaaaaacaaatcttggaaagcatgattaggggagaattgagtgaattaaccccatacacttgagtgactagagcggatacacatccggtgagggttcgattgctcaatttcatgtttccacccatgatcatctcttttcttgcaagtttgtaaaatctttttaataattcaatttaattgtgggtttgatttgactGCTATGGCTTTAGGCCTTGTACTTAAATATGTTTTCTTGGACGTtgacttgttttgaccaagtggatgcattcatgtagatagattgcatatagatagattgtatttagttagtttgcattgaataaatttgatacccctttgcttatttcttgattttagcatgagaacatgcttagtttaagtgtggggagatttgataactccaattttgtggtttatattgtgcttaattttgggaattttatcacctttttccacatttattcaatgaaatagcatagttttgcaattctcccttgatttgtgcttaaatgtgaaaacatgctttttaggccctaaaattggtgattttaactcaccttaattccattcgatgccttgatgtgtttgttgagtaatttcaggttcataaggcatgtattggatggaagaagtgaggagaaaagcatgcaaagtgggagaactcatgaagaaatgaaggaaccgtaaagctgtcaagcctgacctctttgcactcaatcgatcataatttgagctacagaggtccaaatgaggcggttctagttgcgttgaaaagctaacatctggggcttcaaaatgatataaaattttccatagcTACCTGATGTCTAGGGACACACACACGCATTGTACGCGTGCACGCCGATTGGTGCACGTGATTTACTAAAAGCAACTCATGGCCAGTGATTTgtagagcattttgggcccaatccaactcatttctaatactatttcatgcagaattcaagcttgggaaaAAGAGGAGTAATTGTTTGAAGTTTTTACATCATgtagcttagtttctagagagagaagctccctcttctctctagaattagggttcctaaGATTAATTGcatcatagatccatgtttaattctttgctttcatcttgtttcttctacaatTTTATGCTCTAGTGATATAACTCTCTTGCTCTCTCtcgttaattttccttttttgttctcttttgtgatgattaactcttgatggatttggatctcttttatgaaatttatgtttgatgttcttttaattgttgatttgagttgtgaatttacttttcttgcaattagtagttggtagatttattattcttgcatttttactatgttttccatttgtacccaccaagtgtttgacaaaatgcttggttgggctttagagtagactttgagcattcttgatttggaaagagtaattaggcaatcttgagtcatgaaaacccaacctatgttggtgatctagagttgttagttaatatcatttctattgactctaatctcttgctaacccaattagtgagttgattaggacatttggattgagattagctagtcttgttagactttctctcacggaagataacctatatcttcttccatcattggagatgacgtaataagataaattcttgttagttattgttattagtgactaagATGGaaggcctatgatctcaattctttccatgaatgtctctctttattaattgcttttttctattttgctttctttaattgcttgcttgatttacttttcttgccatttattttccgccccttataaatcaaacccccttgttccttcatagccaataagcatacacttcattgcaatttctcgtgagacgacccagagtctaaatacttcggttaattcttatttggggtttgttctttgtgacaaccaaaatttttgatgtgagaattgtttgttggtgtagaactatacttgcaacgagaattcattttgtgtgaaattctataccgacacgacaaaATCTCGTTATCAAGAGCCGACCCAGGACATCATCTTCTACCAGCCACCACAGCACCCACCACTGCCAAACGGTGGAGCTTCATAGAGCTAGTCACCCCTAGTTTGAttttggcacggaggaccgtgcaacatttaagtgtgggggaggatctgcTACTTCTTGGGTGTAAAAATTCTCTCCTAAATGCGGGGGCTCGGGTTGCTGTATAAAACAACTAAACATAAATTGAGGAAGAGTTCATATGGGTGTGGTATGGTAAAAGACAATGCGTGTATTTTAAACGTGCGCATGATTAGAACACACATATTGGCCGGTTAAAATGAAGGCCACACAATCAACAATTAAGAATGATTTTCTCAATTAAACGCTTAAGATGCAAGCAATGAATAGGCAAAGGTTAAAGCACAAGCAAGCTTAGGCAATTataacaagagtgaattgaatttagtaaATATTGGATgaagttgtgcaagtgaaagcgcaagattaatataaaataatacatcaacaataaccaattcaatgatgaaaaGAAGATTACTTATTCATTCTCAAGAATAAGGAAAATAACCACATGGACATGGTGCTTGTTGCAAAAAGTGACAAGCTtaataagaatcaagtcaagtcactcaaacaaatgcaaagcattaacaaaaactaaataaatcaAATCCTTTTCCAAATTTcgttccttattttttctttttctccctatctttaattttgattttattttatgagGTGTCTGAATTAGTAGATTCCTTTTGTTCCATGTAAGGATAAAGGAATCAAGGAATCTAGGAATAGATTTTTGGACCCATAGTCCCTATGTTTTCCACAAGAAAGTAatgtagaagaaagaaaaatagaaaattaatcaaTTGATCCATCAGTTGGCGAGCTCAAAACAATTGGTTAGTCTTGCAAAATGACTTCACCATTCAAGTTTGTGCCTGATGCAGAAACCCCATCAGTTTGATTAGGTGTTTCTTTCTTCTTGTATATTTCAGGCCTTCTAAGTAGGGCAGCCTGGATTGCAGCTTTCAATTTATTACCCTTATGCATACCCTTATCCATTTTTGCATCCTCTTTGGATACTCTGATATTCTATTGAACTTCCACTCTCTCAACTTCCAAAGTTATGATCTTTTTCTGATTACCATCCACCCCATGTAACCATGTAAGCTATTGCCCCTATTTCATCACTTCCCTTTAAACGTTATACTTTCCTCTCTCAATTcccctattttatttttttattttttatttttacttcctTCCACTTCTCTTATCTTTGTTGGATTTTGACGTACTTTCAGTTTCTATCCTTTCTTCTTTGTGAGTTCATTTTGAATTTCTCTTCGTGCGCGTACGTGTGATTTTTTCTTtaaatgtttattattattttgatttttgggtTGTtggtagtgtttttttttttcctatcgTAATTGTGGAATGCTTGTTAGTGGTTACTTTGTAAGACCAGGTTCAGTGGGTTTGGATTGGGATCTAGGTGGGATCTCTTGGTTTCTGGTTtcttcttattatatattattctcATCTTTGCGTGATTTAGTTTATAATGTTTATGCTGGTTAATATTTGTTTCTGtggtttttttaatttgtttgttttttttaatatatatagatTATCACCTAGGTGGCTTCTTCGtctgaacaaaaataaaaaaagattgcaTGTGAAATTATAATAATTGGATCTTAGTGTTGGATTCTTTTTGTTTCAGGCTTTGTTGTGTTTTTGTTTCAGCCTCTGTTGTGTTGTGTGTTTGTTTCGGGCTCTGTTGTGTGTTTATTGTGCAACACTAtcattttttgttttactttttgactTAGCTACATTAAGACAATATTCTCTATCTTTAACTTGTGCATTGTAATTCAATCCAGCTATTTTTAATGGAagtataattatgttaattgtcaaCAAATTTGCAGTAAGTTATTgcatattttgatgattaattacaTTTAGTTGGTGATATTTTACGTAgggttttaaatttgaaagatatttaggatgtttatttttaatttatttattattttattatggaacggtttttccggttgaatcACGGTTAGACCAGTTAGACCAGTAAACCAATGAACCAGTAACTAAAACGGTTTGATGACCAGtctggttttcagaaccttggataTTTGACTGCACAAGGCATCGAACCGGTTCAGACCGTCCAGTTCGAAAACCTTTTTTTTCCCTACCAAGGTTTTGAAAATCGGACCAGAGCGACCGGTTCGACCGGATTAACCGAGAACCGGTCATTTGGCCGGTCCGGTTAGTCTCTAGAACCGTTCTGCAAAAAACCAGTTAAAAAACCGGCTGAACCGGTGGTTAACCGGCAAACCGAGCGAACCGGCCGGGTTTTTCAAGTCCCGGTCGCTGATCCAACAATCAAACCGGCGCCGTTTTGATTCCAGAGAAAAACCAAAAACCGAATGCTGAGttatcccctttctttctctaACAAACACACCCTCACCAACCCTAGATTCTCCTAAACGGAGAAACCCTATTAGAGCcaccatcaccatctccccttTCATTCTGCTCTGCTCCTCGCGTCGCCAGAAGCTAAGGTCGGTTCGGGGCTGTTGTTGGCATCGCCGTTTTTCTGTCCGAGCTCTCTttgtcgctgcttctttgctctTCACCGTTGGTCGTTGCCGCTTCTCCACTCCTCGCCGTGGGTCATCACTGCTTCTCCCCTCCTTGCCGTGTCGTTTCTTCTTCTCACCTCCTCGTCGTTTTTGGCTGTGGCCCCTTCTCGTCTCCCCGCCAGTCTTGTCGTCGCTGCCTCTCTGCTCCGCACCGTGTCTCACTGTCGTCGCTTCTCTGTTTCACGTTACCAAAATTCCCAATTTGAATTTCTCTATCTCGCTGGCTCTATGCTGTCTTTTCCTCTCCTTCACTGGCAATCCAGATAACGTAAAACCTCCCCTTTATCCTCTTCAATAATGTTCAATTTGTTGTAATTGTATTACattgttttcttctttattttgttcTGAATATACGTATGATAAATTATTGATGATTCTGCTGAgttttgagatattcattttctgaagttttatttgaattcaGTCAGTTGATGTTGAATTAATTCTGCTAagattgagttataaatttactttttttaagtttaatttattaattatgctGAGATTATATTTGCTGAGATTGATATTGAATTAATTCTACTGAGATTGGGTTATAAATCCAATCTGTTTTCCTTGTTATTTTGGTAAATTGTTATTTTGCTGTCATTGATTCAAAGAGGAACATTGCTACAATTCTGCATTGGATTTACTATATGGCTTTAAAATAAGAGTTGGATGAAGTTCAGACAAGGAGATAGTTCATTCATAGGAAAAGAGAATGAAGTTAAGAAGTAAAGAACAAAAAGATTACCTAATTTATGAAAATGGAAAATTCAGGAATGGAAACCTAATTTATAAAGGTTATTCATGCttttatattgtgtttttttgtttagttaattTAATTGTTCAGTTTTTGTGTATTCTGAGCTTCTTACTGTGCTGTGGAATTGCTTCTTCTTGTTCATTGAAGACTATACTGATTTCTTTTTCTCCCTGCACCATACTAAAATTTGTGGCCTCAAATTTAGGTAGCCTATAATGGATCATTATCTTCTATTATATCTGGAACTGATATTGTTTGACCAAGCTTAGAAGTTGCTAATGTGTTATATATACAAGAAGATTGAGAAACTTAAATGAAAGAACCAAGCTTCCACCAATTTTAATTCATACAATGCTTTAATTGCTCTGCACCTTATCTCACGATATATGCcactttgaatttttaataattttgttatatttaaCTAAACCGGTTCAACCACGATTCGACCTcggttgaaccattgaaccaaTGAACCAGTTACTTgaccggttcattgaccggtccggttctcacaaccttgccCCCTACCAAAGCGAAGTTGTTTTggtcatttttgaaaaaaaaaacaaccctaaccctaaacggCTAAACCCCTTGAAGGCTCTCTTCCTCACCATAGTATCTCGTCGCAGGAGCTGTGTCGTCGTCGTAGGAAGCTCCCTCGCCGTCGTGTGGAAGCTCTGTGGCCATCGTTGTCTCCTCTGTTCGAGCTCTCTCTCTGTGTGTTCGCCGGTGTCGCCGTCTCCTCTGTCGTCGCCGTCACTCCCCTTCCTCCTCGCCGCCAGTAAGCTCTGTGATAATACTGTGtagttttgttaataatttttgcTGTGTACCCTTTCTCCTCTGTGGCCCTCTCAATTTTGTAACTTCTACGGTATGCTTTGATTTCCAGTTCTCACATGCATCTCTGAATATTTTCATGATTtggttgtaaaaaataaaaataattaaattggcaATTTCAGTAGTTTTCTTTCCTGCCATCATTACTAGCACGATCCAAGCAGCTTCGAATTACAATCGTTGGTTTAAGTTTCAGTTGCTTTGAAAGTTGTGGCCACATTTGATTCATCTTATTTGGTACTATTTATGTTGATAATAAGCACCATTATTACACCTTTGCTTTTTGCATACAAGGTTCTACTACAGTCAACTTAATGATATGGTTTCTGCTGCATTTTATAATGATTTATTTCTCATACTGAAAATTTAGTCCATATATTTTGttcaaatatgtgttttctgctAGAAGTTATAAGAtatcattttcaagagctatttGTACCTGCTTTAGGGAAATTTTCCTATAATTCTTAAAGGTTTATATGGGATATCTTTGTGGCATAATGCATCTGATATAAATTATTGTGTTTTGTTTGGAACAGGCATTGGGGTATCTtcaatttatttttgcttgttcaATTCTGAGTTGGAGTTGGGTTTAATTGTGAGTTGCTGAGTTAATAATACTGATTTTGTTGATGTTTGCTTATTCTGAATTGCTGATCTTCtgaaatgatgatgatgttgttgcCGATATGTTGTTGGCTTGTTGCTGATTTTCTGATGATTACTGATTAGTGATGATTAGTGCatgtgtttagttaaaaatttggttgttaatgtttttttttgtgtAGAACATTAGGTGAAAttgtgaaattttgaattttattaagttagaaattattgaatttaaatatttgaaattataaattgaatttttaattaatatttaattaaaccggttgaacctcgGTCAAACTATATATATTGTTGTTGATTATAACTTGTTGATTATGATTCTGTTTATTCAGTAACTGATTGATGCTGTTGATTCTTGGTAGTGTAATATATATAGTTTTAATGGTTGATTGATGTTTTTTTTCCTGATTATTGGTGTTTATGGTTTTTTTTGTTACTATGCTATATTGTGCTGTGAACAGAATATGAATATCATTAGCCATTGTATGTTAAAGTTGGTGGTTAATGTGTTTAGGCTATGTTCTGTTTGGGTCTATGGCTGGATAAAGGGTCTATAAAATAGACCTGATCAAAATATAGTGCCGgatcaaggccaaagcaaagccCATTAACACcatttgcaatttcattaaaattcttgtcttacctttttttttccacccagctttgcttcttctttaattgaatttaattttgtttgtttatttgtttttagatTTCTGGTTGCAGAGTGTTACATTGAAATGGGTTGGAAAGCTGCAGAGAAACTTATTAGACACTGGAAAATTGTCAGAGGTGACAATGTAATAACAATCCCCGAATCCAACTAAATATTGTTTGTCCTTTTTTACATATTTAtgttataaattttgattttacatATTCATTTTCTGTATGTAACAGGTTATGATCATAAGGGGTAAAGATAAGGGTGAGTCTGGGGTCATTAAACGTGTTATTCGTTCCCAGAATCGTGTTATTGTCGAGGGTAAAAATTTGGTGAGAAAAATAAAACACTCTTCATCCCTACTatattatttgtcatatttagcATGTGATTATGGAAAAAAATTGATACAATAACAATATACAAACCTTTGTCATAATGATATGGTATGCTCTAGAAACCATGGACACCAATTAAGTGATGTGTTGGTCGCAAGGACACCAACATAGCATGACGAATGTGTATCTGTATCTATATTTGACCAAACATGTATTTCTCAATTGGTTCACACTTCAGACATGACTTGGAAATAGTATAAATAGGTTGGGaaatatcaataaaaatgatattttgtaAATTTTCGAATGAACTTAGTTGTAGTAAGTAGTAACACAAATGACATATGTTAATAATGTCTCTTAAATTTTCTGGCAGAGCCTAGAAtgttgtatatattggtagattgatatttataaaatcatgaaaattataTAAATCGTATATGTACGTATGTGTTTATAACAATGTTATTCTCGTGCTATTTTAAACATTTGGCTTGTCTTGGTTTCTATGTCATGTAAGTATTAGTGCTTTATTGGGTATTTTGTTATAATTTGAATGATTTGGTGTTCATGTGAGTTTATATCTATATTTGCATCAGTAACTACTCTTGTATTTTGTTGAGATTAAGTGAGAATTTTATTAAATGGGTGCActatgctttctaattttttttacttgaaTGATTTTTTTGATGTCCTTTATACAGGTAAAGAAACATATAAAGGCAGGGCCAGGTCATGAAGGGGGGATCTTTACAGTTGAAGCCCCACTTCATGCCTCCAATGTGCAAGTCGTTGACCCAGTTACAGGGTATATGCACTTGTGTTTGAAAATTGCACCAGTGATTGTTGCATCTCCAGGTTTGGAATAATGTTTCACAGTAATTGATTTTCACTTTCACTTGTGCAGGAAGCCTTGCAAGGTTGGGATTAAATATCTTGAAGATGGTACTAAAGTCAGAGTATCCAGAGGAATAGGAACATCTGGGTCCATAATCCCTCGACCTGAGATCCTCAAGATAAGAACTACACCAAGACCTACACAACGTACATATCTAAAACCTTGCCTCTTTTTCCTTGTTTAAGTAGTAGCTGTAGCTTTTCTTTAAAGTTTCCATATATGGTAAGCATATGTTGTTTCTTCTGCCTTTCTAATTATACTCAGGAGTCACTTTTGGAGCTGATCCATCCTCCTTTAATATACAATTTAAAAGATGGCAGTTGGCACAAAAATATGCAGATATATAGAGTGGAAATTCATATTTGGAAAGAGAGTGGGAGAGTGGTCAATTTTAGTTGTCCGACTGATTACATGTTGAAgaaatttttttcctttatttttttgtgATAAAAGAAGAAATATTTTTGATACAAAGGGATTAAGGGAATGATATTACATAGAGGATGATGGTACATAAGATGTCCTCAACATAGTTACATAATTTCACTGGTTAGGTGACATACCACGTACtaattaacaattaacaattcaTCTACGTATCGGAACGCCATGGATATACTTCCTACATAACATATTTTACATGTGGTGACCTGTTCCTGTATTTGAAAGTATCAGT
This window harbors:
- the LOC112775613 gene encoding uncharacterized protein; the encoded protein is MGWKAAEKLIRHWKIVRGDNVMIIRGKDKGESGVIKRVIRSQNRVIVEGKNLVKKHIKAGPGHEGGIFTVEAPLHASNVQVVDPVTGKPCKVGIKYLEDGTKVRVSRGIGTSGSIIPRPEILKIRTTPRPTQPGPKDTPMEHVLEKTYDAKTGMGMPDL